One Mercenaria mercenaria strain notata chromosome 12, MADL_Memer_1, whole genome shotgun sequence DNA segment encodes these proteins:
- the LOC123533676 gene encoding thiosulfate sulfurtransferase-like encodes MAVPQLVSCEWLNERIKSGNLDKIVIVDVSWASTKDCRQDYNKQHIQGARYIDVLSAEHTDMYPRNIPTVEAFTLVAQQAGINSDSHIIVYSNSDRAGYFMAGRGWWTFRHFGHKNVSILDGGLSKWLQLGYPTTDQCTDIQPGNFVASIDESVYRSYDEVKDNVKTDKFQVLDTRPNTAHTESSIPGAKNVFMADLVDNERGTLKSEDELRQVFSSAGVDLSQPLVTHCYSGMSSCAVAFTAELLGAKQVSVFHGGFTEWKKKQGEDK; translated from the exons ATGGCTGTACCCCAGCTTGTATCGTGTGAATGGTTGAATGAGAGGATTAAGTCTGGAAATTTGGATAAAATTGTTATCGTGGATGTATCCTGGGCAAGTACCAAGGACTGTCGGCAGGACTATAACAA GCAGCACATTCAAGGGGCTCGATACATTGATGTTTTATCAGCAGAACACACAGACATGTACCCTAGGAATATTCCTACTGTTGAAGCTTTCACACTGGTCGCACAGCAGGCAGGGATAAATTCGGACTCTCACATTATAGTTTACAGCAACTCGGACAGGGCTGGCTACTTCATGGCAGGTAGAGGATGGTGGACATTTAGG caTTTTGGTCACAAAAATGTATCAATACTTGATGGTGGTTTATCAAAGTGGCTACAGTTAGGATATCCTACAACAGATCAGTGCACAGATATACAG CCAGGAAACTTTGTTGCATCAATAGATGAAAGTGTATACAGAAGTTATGATGAAGTAAAAGACAATGTAAAGACAGACAAATTTCAAGTGCTAGACACCAGACCAAATACAGCACATACAG AAAGCAGCATCCCTGGAGCGAAAAACGTCTTCATGGCTGATTTGGTAGATAATGAGAGAGGCACTTTGAAGTCGGAGGATGAGCTGAGACAGG tatttagttcaGCTGGCGTGGACCTGTCACAACCTTTAGTAACACACTGTTACAGTGGCATGTCATCTTGCGCTGTGGCTTTCACAGCTGAGCTTCTTGGTGCCAAACAGGTTTCTGTTTTCCAC GGAGGATTTACGGAGTGGAAGAAGAAGCAGGGAGAGGATAAGTAA